The window ACAGCTAATTTGGCCTTGAGTGCATTTACTTTATCAGCTGGGAACAGGAACCTTTTTCCTATATGTCCTTCTTGCTCTCCTGACTTTATAGTTGATATAACAGAAAGATCATTAGGTTAGGGGTCTATGGAGTCTCCAACAAAGTGAGTATTAGATGGTGGTGTTGCATTTATATCACGGCTCAAAACTCCCCAATTGTAGAAGAAATTATTGGCGGTGCAACCATCTCCGATCTTGTGTGATAAGAGTCCACCAATAGCTATTCCTCCACAATCAAAATGGCTTACCTGATCAAAATGCCGCGAATTTGGATTAATCGAGAATAGGAACGACAAAactaattcatgaaaacatgattCACTAAACCCATCCAAGTTTTGGCAGGATAATGACATGTTTATTCATTTATTCAGCCCATTTTGATACTTCCGCTCATCTAAAAATTAAGTTGATTTGGCTAAATGTATTTCCCAAATTGACCCATTAGAGAGCTTATCAAAAGACTTTTTTGGTTTGATACATCATGTATAACcattataaagaaaaaaaaaaaagagtttgtaattaaacaaattatgagaaaacaaacaaagaaataaATACTATGTAAGAGTTGGGTGGGTTGAGCATTGACCCAGTTCATCTCAACCCAAGCAACTGCTGACCCGCATATCTATTAACTCATCTCATTTTAACCCGTTCAAATTCAGTTCAACCCGCTCATTTGACACCCTAATATAATCAGGAATACCAAATGGTTAAAAAAGAGTAAAACTTACCTGAGTTAGAGCTAAACTTCCTTCATTGTTGGCGTATACAGGAAAGACAACATGTTCAGCCTGAGTGTAAGGTTGTCTAAATATTTGAGACATGGGACAATGTACACGAACGTGTGATAACTCAACTCCCATGTCATTACAATCAACAGAGCAACCATTATCCTTCAACCTTCCAGCATAGGGATAATAGAATGATAGTGTTTTAGAAAGTGATTTCTCAAGAATTTGAGATACATGTGTAGGTTCATATGATTTGTGATCATTGCCAATTTTTGGATAGAAAAATGCCAAAGAAACAGTCATGATAGGAATAACTTGATCAACAAAGGAAAGTTTGTGAGATTTTAGAGGAGGAGGAACCAAAATAGAGGGTTTGATTATTTTCTTGGAAATCGATGAAACAAGTGATGACACCATTATACTTCTGCTCTTGAGCAATACCAAAAAATTTCCTATTTGGGTAAGTCGACAAAACTATTCCATAGAGCTACTATTTATTGCATCTTCTCATTTAATGTATATTACTACTAGAGTTTAAAGCAAGAGTGtttatttattttgaatataCCGACCATGCAGATCAGATCgattgttttatttattttgaatgtaCAGACAATGCAGATCAGATCGATTGTGCTCCTTGAACCGGCTCGATCTTATCTGCATGAACTACAATGTCAAATTAAAGATCCACAGGCAAAACCGGAAATATGAGTTTTAAATTTTAGAATACCGAGAACAGATGCTAATAACTgggttttttatttaattttgacACATATATAATGATTTCTTAATAAAAAGAATATTTACAACCAAAAATTATGGTAGAGTGGTAAGTACTGTTGGTAAAACTATAtctatttcaaaaaattatttgggCAAATTCTATTGGCTACATGAAAGGTGGGAGATAAGtgtgttaggatttgaatcccaaatccgacctttgtagcaggttcccaggaaagattggagggtcacagctggaccacttaaataccaacctccttagacagaacctacttacaccgtgatgtaagcgaagaataaataaataacacacagagatttatagtggttcaccctcaatgtgagagctacgtccacgttgctgctgcagatcttattaaagaagaaatattacaagtgtttacaacactcaacctcacaaccccaatcccaattacactcaagaattttaccacagaaaattctctcaaagaccttctcttacttaggcctttcactaagagtatttctcttagatttttttctctctttgggatgtgtttagcaaatgatcttgatgatatcttacaaatgaaccataagctacctatttataggaatgaatttcctatgatgaggtaagcgcttacatcacgactattatgaggtaagcgcttacatcacgactatgtgaacaaaagaattgacttgtttggccaattccacacctaacaaatctcccacttgaagactaattttaatttgtcttcacactttgatcgatgcagcaactctttcctactttcatactttgtgcaggccaactgaagttgagcatagcttcagtttgtctatcgtcactgcctttgtcagcatgtctgctggattctgactccctgcgatcttctcaagcaccaacgctccatcttccaaagctgatctaatgaaatggtaccggagttgtatgtgcttcgttcgagcatggtaaaccgggttctttgccaaatgaatggcgctttggctatcacaatatagcacacttccctcgtggtcctgatccaattcccgcagaaaagattgtagccacatcatttcctttgtggcctccgtcacagcaacgtactcagcctcacaactagagagagctactatcttttgcaacttggaaacccaagagattgcagtacctccgaaggtgtaaacatacccggatgtgctctttctgctatcaatatcaccaccgttgtcagcatcaacatacccttgcaatcctgtttttgattttcggaaatacagagctgaactcgagctgcctttcagatatctgaatatccacttcacagcctctcagtgttgctttcccggattgctcataaatcggctgacaactcccactgcatgtgcaatgtctggccttgtacatatcattgcatacataagactaccgattgcagatgcataaggtatcttgtccatctgcttcttctcatcctcggttgtcggcgactgatcctttgacaaccgaaagtgtccagccaagggagtgctgactggcttggcatcatgcatgttaaaccttttgataactttcctcacatattcttcttgtgagagtttgatgccctccttgcttcggtcgattctcatcccaaggatttgctttgtaGCTCCCAAagccttcattgcaaactcttccgataacccttttttcaaccgatcaatctcctgtaggtttgctcctacgattagcatgtcgtcgacatagagtagcagtatcatgtacgagtcttcaa is drawn from Lycium barbarum isolate Lr01 chromosome 8, ASM1917538v2, whole genome shotgun sequence and contains these coding sequences:
- the LOC132608352 gene encoding acyltransferase Pun1-like translates to MVSSLVSSISKKIIKPSILVPPPLKSHKLSFVDQVIPIMTVSLAFFYPKIGNDHKSYEPTHVSQILEKSLSKTLSFYYPYAGRLKDNGCSVDCNDMGVELSHVRVHCPMSQIFRQPYTQAEHVVFPVYANNEGSLALTQVSHFDCGGIAIGGLLSHKIGDGCTANNFFYNWGVLSRDINATPPSNTHFSGEQEGHIGKRFLFPADKVNALKAKLAVDSGVQNPTRCEVLSALIYKCAVATGRVLNSGSFKPSSLPIRVSKGNGPFNRWFYLLDNQSGGGVEAIVTLDEQNMAIFERDPELLEFAIPMIQSSRKHPLIESLVREGLS